In the Theobroma cacao cultivar B97-61/B2 chromosome 1, Criollo_cocoa_genome_V2, whole genome shotgun sequence genome, one interval contains:
- the LOC18614162 gene encoding putative ripening-related protein 1, producing the protein MSRKVGSTVSLLVCSLLIVTDCFIVEATTKTCKPSGKIKGKKPPGECNRDHDSDCCVEGKLYDIYKCSPEVSNHTKATLTLNGFDSGEDGGAPSECDNKYHKDSELVVALSTGWFNNKKRCLNFINIYGNGKSVKAKVVDECDSTMGCDADHSYQPPCDNNIVDASDAVWKALGVPEDQWGGMEVYWSDA; encoded by the coding sequence ATGAGCAGGAAGGTTGGTTCTACTGTCTCTCTTCTCGTCTGCTCTCTCTTGATTGTTACAgactgttttattgttgaagcAACGACAAAGACTTGCAAGCCAAGTGGCAagataaaagggaaaaagcctCCTGGGGAATGTAACAGAGACCATGACTCCGACTGCTGCGTAGAGGGCAAGCTTTATGACATTTACAAGTGTTCACCAGAAGTTTCGAACCATACTAAGGCAACCCTGACACTCAACGGCTTCGATAGCGGAGAGGATGGTGGTGCACCATCTGAATGTGACAACAAGTACCACAAGGATTCAGAACTTGTGGTTGCACTTTCAACCGGATGgttcaacaacaaaaaaagatgCCTCAACTTTATTAACATTTATGGTAATGGAAAGAGTGTTAAAGCTAAGGTAGTTGATGAATGTGACTCGACAATGGGTTGCGATGCTGATCATAGTTACCAGCCCCCATGCGATAACAACATCGTTGATGCCTCAGATGCAGTCTGGAAGGCCTTGGGAGTGCCTGAAGATCAATGGGGTGGTATGGAAGTCTACTGGTCTGATGCATGA